The following proteins are co-located in the Paenibacillus sp. JNUCC32 genome:
- a CDS encoding sugar ABC transporter ATP-binding protein: MRNISKAFPGVQALSDVTFKVRPGTVHALMGENGAGKSTLMKCLFGIYKPDEGDIYLNGDKVAINSSKDALNHGISMIHQELHPVPHRNVMENIWLGRFPMTGFWPLKFVNEKQMAADTLRLFRELDIDIDPRARTGALSVSKIQSLEIVKAVSYHSKVIVMDEPTSSLTGNEVEHLFSIMNRLRSQGVSIVYISHKMEEILRISDDVTIMRDGKYVGTWQAGELTTDLIITRMVGRDLTERYPERTNIPGETRMQVRQLSSTNPNSFQNVSFGLRKGEILGIGGLVGAQRTELVEALFGLRPVASGTISINGRPVKIKSPSDAKKNNMALLTEERRVTGIFPVLSVYENTVIANLRRYQNWAFLLNERRGIEDARTNVEKLRTKTPSVNTQIRNLSGGNQQKVLLARWLLTEPEILLLDEPTRGIDVGAKFEIYSIITQLATQGKSIIMISSEMPELLGMSDRIMVMSEGRMTGILGGQEASEEEIMRLAAQQRSADPGGEVDEYASHRQG, from the coding sequence ATGCGGAATATATCGAAGGCGTTTCCAGGCGTTCAGGCATTAAGCGACGTAACGTTCAAGGTAAGACCCGGAACCGTGCATGCGCTCATGGGCGAGAACGGAGCCGGCAAATCAACGCTGATGAAATGTTTGTTCGGCATCTACAAGCCTGATGAAGGCGACATTTACTTAAACGGCGACAAGGTCGCCATCAACAGCTCCAAGGATGCATTAAATCACGGAATATCCATGATTCATCAGGAGCTTCATCCCGTGCCGCACCGCAATGTGATGGAGAATATATGGCTGGGAAGATTTCCGATGACGGGCTTCTGGCCCTTGAAATTCGTGAACGAGAAACAGATGGCAGCGGACACGCTCCGGCTGTTCCGCGAGCTTGATATCGATATTGATCCCAGAGCAAGGACAGGAGCGCTTTCTGTGTCCAAGATCCAATCGCTTGAGATTGTCAAAGCGGTGTCCTATCACTCCAAAGTGATCGTAATGGACGAACCGACCTCATCTCTGACCGGGAACGAGGTGGAGCATCTGTTCAGCATCATGAACAGGCTGCGGTCGCAGGGCGTGTCCATCGTCTACATCTCGCACAAAATGGAAGAAATTCTGCGCATATCCGATGATGTCACGATCATGCGGGACGGGAAGTACGTGGGAACCTGGCAGGCAGGAGAATTGACGACCGATTTGATCATTACCCGTATGGTGGGACGGGATTTGACGGAGCGCTATCCTGAACGGACGAACATTCCGGGCGAAACCCGGATGCAGGTCCGCCAATTAAGCTCCACTAATCCGAACTCGTTTCAGAATGTATCCTTCGGGCTGAGAAAGGGCGAGATTCTGGGCATTGGCGGCCTTGTCGGCGCTCAGCGCACGGAATTGGTTGAGGCTCTCTTCGGGCTTCGTCCGGTGGCCTCCGGAACCATATCGATTAACGGGAGACCAGTGAAGATCAAGTCGCCTTCCGATGCGAAGAAAAACAACATGGCACTGCTGACGGAGGAGCGTAGAGTCACCGGCATATTCCCGGTACTCTCGGTCTACGAGAATACGGTCATTGCCAATCTTCGAAGGTATCAGAATTGGGCGTTCCTGCTGAATGAACGCAGAGGCATCGAGGATGCGCGAACGAACGTGGAGAAGCTGAGAACCAAGACGCCGTCGGTCAATACCCAGATTCGAAATCTGTCGGGCGGGAACCAGCAGAAGGTGCTGCTGGCGAGATGGCTGCTTACGGAGCCCGAGATCCTGCTGCTGGATGAGCCGACCCGCGGGATCGATGTGGGCGCCAAGTTCGAGATTTATTCCATCATTACGCAGCTGGCGACGCAAGGGAAGAGCATCATTATGATTTCCTCCGAAATGCCCGAGCTGCTCGGAATGTCCGACCGGATCATGGTGATGAGCGAAGGGCGGATGACGGGAATTCTGGGAGGGCAGGAAGCAAGCGAAGAGGAAATCATGCGTCTGGCCGCACAGCAGCGGTCGGCCGATCCGGGAGGGGAAGTCGATGAATACGCAAGCCATCGTCAAGGTTAA
- the mglC gene encoding galactose/methyl galactoside ABC transporter permease MglC — protein MNTQAIVKVKDYLAQRAIFVVLILLVIGIAVADPNFLAFSTLRDILQQSSTRLIIALGAAFILITGGVDLSAGRVVGLTAVVSASMLQTEVYANRFFPDLPQVSVLLPILIGIVAGLVVGLINGFIVAKLHVPPFIATLGTMVGIYGVNSIYFDMEPNQSQPIGGLRPDFTVWGSGYIDFGGGYSLPYIVIIAIFVAFICWVIFNKTRLGKNMYAIGGNVQAAHVSGINVARNLIAIYAISGALYGIAGVLEAARTGGATNNYGNMYELDAIAACVVGGVSTAGGIGTVPGVMAGVLIFGVINYGLTFIGVSPYWQLIIKGLIIVAAVAFDIRKYMAKK, from the coding sequence ATGAATACGCAAGCCATCGTCAAGGTTAAAGATTATTTGGCGCAGCGCGCCATATTCGTAGTATTGATACTGCTCGTCATCGGGATTGCCGTCGCAGATCCCAACTTTCTGGCCTTTTCCACATTGCGGGATATCCTGCAGCAATCCTCGACCAGATTGATCATCGCGCTGGGAGCGGCATTCATTCTGATCACTGGCGGGGTAGACCTTTCCGCAGGTCGCGTCGTAGGCTTAACCGCGGTCGTATCGGCTTCGATGCTGCAAACGGAGGTTTATGCGAACCGCTTTTTCCCGGATTTGCCCCAGGTATCGGTTCTATTGCCGATCCTGATCGGTATCGTAGCGGGGCTTGTCGTCGGTCTAATCAATGGCTTCATTGTTGCCAAGCTGCATGTGCCGCCGTTCATAGCGACGCTCGGTACGATGGTCGGGATCTACGGCGTCAATTCCATCTATTTTGATATGGAGCCGAACCAGTCCCAGCCGATCGGCGGCTTACGACCGGATTTTACCGTGTGGGGCAGCGGCTACATCGACTTCGGCGGCGGTTACTCACTCCCTTACATCGTCATCATCGCTATCTTTGTTGCGTTCATCTGCTGGGTCATCTTCAACAAGACCCGGCTCGGCAAAAACATGTATGCCATTGGCGGCAACGTGCAAGCTGCGCATGTATCGGGGATCAATGTCGCTCGCAATCTCATCGCGATCTACGCTATTTCCGGTGCACTGTACGGCATCGCCGGCGTGCTGGAGGCTGCAAGAACCGGTGGTGCGACCAACAACTATGGCAACATGTATGAACTGGATGCGATAGCGGCATGCGTGGTCGGAGGCGTATCCACGGCTGGCGGCATCGGCACGGTGCCCGGCGTGATGGCCGGGGTTCTGATCTTCGGCGTTATCAATTACGGGTTAACCTTTATCGGCGTCAGTCCCTATTGGCAATTGATCATCAAAGGGCTTATTATCGTAGCAGCGGTAGCATTTGACATTCGCAAATACATGGCAAAAAAATAA
- a CDS encoding Gfo/Idh/MocA family oxidoreductase, translating into MAENRTTLNAAVLGCGPISQYGHFEACRRARNARLYAICDVAEDLLNRMAEIHQPVRTYKDYDKMLADPEVEAVIIGIADQFHVKAALKAIEAGKHVLVEKPLGVTVEECEELQRRARDSGCVVQIGNMKRFDPGIAYAKRFIEQEMGEMLALKAWYCDSTYRYTVTENVQPLVRLSPNALRPEGNPKLDKLRYYMLTHGSHLVDTARFLGGDLVSVTAWNTQKFGAYNWFVTVQFASGAVGHLDLTVAVRMDWHEGFQIYGEHGSVVGKTYNPWLFKSSDVEVFSSRDGCYHRPLGEDAHFFKLQVEGFADTILEQAPMRGANLDDGVAAMRAMAAIARSVESGKTVKLAEASGGV; encoded by the coding sequence ATGGCCGAGAATAGAACGACATTGAATGCAGCCGTGCTGGGCTGCGGCCCCATATCGCAGTACGGACATTTCGAAGCTTGCCGGAGGGCGCGCAATGCACGCCTTTATGCGATATGCGACGTCGCGGAGGATTTGCTGAACCGCATGGCCGAAATCCATCAGCCGGTACGAACCTACAAGGATTATGACAAGATGCTGGCAGATCCCGAGGTGGAAGCTGTCATCATTGGCATCGCGGATCAATTTCACGTGAAAGCCGCCCTTAAAGCCATCGAAGCAGGTAAACATGTTCTCGTGGAGAAGCCGCTTGGCGTCACCGTAGAAGAGTGTGAGGAATTGCAGCGGAGAGCAAGGGATTCCGGTTGTGTTGTCCAAATCGGAAACATGAAACGCTTTGATCCCGGCATCGCTTATGCTAAACGGTTTATTGAGCAAGAGATGGGGGAGATGCTGGCCCTGAAAGCATGGTACTGCGATTCCACCTACCGGTATACGGTCACCGAAAACGTGCAGCCGTTGGTGCGGCTTAGTCCGAATGCCCTGAGGCCGGAAGGTAATCCGAAGCTCGATAAGTTGCGTTATTACATGCTGACGCATGGTAGCCATCTGGTGGATACGGCCCGCTTTTTAGGGGGGGACCTGGTGAGCGTGACGGCATGGAATACGCAGAAATTCGGCGCATATAACTGGTTCGTCACGGTTCAGTTTGCATCGGGCGCTGTAGGGCATCTGGATCTTACGGTCGCCGTCCGGATGGACTGGCATGAAGGCTTTCAAATTTACGGTGAACACGGAAGCGTTGTTGGCAAGACCTACAATCCGTGGCTCTTCAAGTCAAGCGACGTCGAGGTGTTCTCCTCGCGCGACGGTTGTTATCACAGGCCGCTAGGCGAAGATGCGCATTTCTTCAAGCTGCAGGTTGAAGGCTTCGCGGATACGATTCTGGAGCAGGCACCCATGCGAGGAGCCAATCTGGATGACGGAGTAGCAGCCATGCGCGCGATGGCGGCGATCGCCAGATCCGTTGAGAGCGGCAAGACGGTAAAGCTGGCTGAAGCATCGGGAGGCGTATGA
- a CDS encoding sugar phosphate isomerase/epimerase family protein — translation MKLGIFSKTFERPTLEENLDAVIATGLEVIQFNLTCAALPSLPEAVDLGTAAHIQAACENRHLHMAAVSGTFNMIHPDQEKRQHDIRRFRHLAAMCHFMGTSVITLCTGTRDPIDMWRRHPDNDSPEAWDDLLITMQALVNIAEEFGLELAVEPEPANVISDAVKARQLLDTMRTPRLKVVLDAANLFNPNDGKALTEVVDQALSLLGEHVIMAHAKDYSTVDGFRYRAAGSGELDYEAYIQLLRAYRFNGPLILHGLHESQVPQSVSYLKSLINAT, via the coding sequence ATGAAATTGGGCATATTCTCCAAGACGTTTGAGAGGCCGACACTGGAAGAAAACTTGGACGCTGTCATAGCAACCGGATTGGAGGTCATCCAGTTCAATCTTACCTGCGCCGCTCTTCCGTCGCTGCCGGAGGCCGTCGATCTGGGGACCGCGGCACATATTCAAGCTGCGTGCGAGAATCGGCATCTTCATATGGCGGCCGTATCCGGGACCTTTAATATGATCCACCCCGATCAGGAGAAACGGCAGCATGACATTCGCCGGTTTCGCCATTTGGCAGCGATGTGCCATTTCATGGGGACGTCGGTCATTACCCTGTGCACAGGGACGAGGGATCCAATCGATATGTGGAGAAGACATCCGGACAACGATTCGCCGGAAGCATGGGATGATCTGCTGATCACCATGCAGGCACTGGTGAATATAGCAGAGGAATTCGGGCTCGAGCTGGCCGTTGAACCGGAGCCGGCCAATGTGATCAGCGATGCCGTTAAAGCCAGACAGCTGCTGGATACGATGCGTACTCCGCGGTTGAAGGTGGTACTGGACGCAGCGAATTTGTTCAACCCGAACGACGGAAAGGCTTTGACAGAGGTAGTAGATCAAGCGCTGTCACTGCTCGGTGAACATGTCATTATGGCTCATGCCAAGGATTATTCGACTGTAGATGGATTCCGGTACAGGGCTGCCGGATCCGGAGAACTGGATTATGAAGCATACATTCAGCTCCTGCGCGCTTATCGTTTTAACGGGCCGCTGATTCTTCATGGCTTGCATGAAAGCCAGGTGCCGCAAAGCGTCTCTTATCTGAAGTCTCTTATAAATGCCACGTGA
- a CDS encoding response regulator transcription factor: MKTILIVDDEPNIREVLVSYLNKERYLTLEAANGAEAFDCLRGQAVDLVLLDLMLPDMDGERICKEIRTFSSVPIVMLTAKVAQSSRIGGFAIGADDYIVKPFDPREVVARVKAVLRRGDDSKLLADVIVYDEGALVIHSMKHEVTSHGQIVNLTPSEYKLLLLLAKYPQRNFSREELVDRVLGYDFIGDIRIIDQHIKNLRQKIESDPKQPKYILTVYGFGYRFGGDGA, from the coding sequence ATGAAAACCATATTAATCGTGGATGATGAACCGAATATTCGAGAAGTTCTTGTATCTTATTTGAACAAAGAACGTTACTTGACGCTGGAAGCGGCGAACGGTGCCGAGGCATTCGATTGCCTGCGAGGACAAGCCGTGGACCTTGTCCTATTGGACCTCATGCTGCCGGATATGGACGGTGAACGGATATGCAAGGAAATTCGAACGTTTAGCTCGGTCCCCATCGTGATGTTAACGGCTAAGGTGGCTCAGAGCAGCCGGATCGGCGGATTTGCGATCGGAGCCGATGATTACATCGTGAAGCCGTTCGACCCTCGGGAAGTCGTGGCAAGGGTCAAGGCTGTTTTGAGGCGGGGGGATGACAGCAAGCTGCTCGCGGACGTCATTGTATATGATGAAGGCGCATTGGTCATCCATTCCATGAAGCATGAGGTCACCAGCCATGGACAAATCGTGAATTTGACGCCGAGCGAATATAAACTGCTGCTGCTGTTGGCCAAATACCCGCAGCGGAACTTCTCTCGCGAGGAACTGGTTGACCGGGTATTAGGCTACGATTTTATCGGAGACATCCGCATCATCGATCAGCATATAAAGAATCTGCGTCAAAAGATTGAATCCGACCCAAAGCAGCCGAAATATATCCTCACCGTTTACGGATTCGGCTATCGCTTCGGAGGTGACGGGGCTTGA
- a CDS encoding sensor histidine kinase, which translates to MKHRLDLRLAAIIISITAGILIVFTVINIVTNHYHIAMYQQQSSGHSGMDELNYHLEQAQMQSIILTCLLSIAIASIIGIYVARRISAPLVQMKRAAEMMTQGNWDIRVAAEGYDEIAGLGASLNELAVQLQKQEQLRRNMTQDIAHELRTPLTTLKSHTRALEDGVWEPTADRFRTCLDEIDRLIQLVTELEELHDMESPEFQLSRSEQDLSHIMERAVTLAKAMYHEKEVSLQYAGSSSIAVEVDPDRMHQILINVLSNALHYTPSGGTVQADLVDEGADALIRIRDSGQGISQSDLPYIFERLYRGDKSRNRLSGGSGMGLAIVKQLVSAHGGHVWAENGDEHVGGSCFYIRIPKKYK; encoded by the coding sequence TTGAAGCATCGCCTAGACCTGAGGCTCGCCGCCATCATTATCAGCATCACGGCAGGGATCCTGATCGTGTTTACCGTGATCAACATCGTGACGAACCATTACCATATCGCGATGTACCAGCAGCAGTCCAGCGGACACAGCGGAATGGATGAGCTGAACTACCATTTGGAGCAGGCGCAGATGCAATCGATTATCTTAACCTGCCTGTTATCGATTGCCATAGCCTCCATAATAGGAATCTATGTAGCAAGAAGGATATCGGCTCCCCTCGTCCAGATGAAGCGGGCGGCAGAAATGATGACGCAGGGAAATTGGGATATCCGCGTGGCAGCCGAAGGGTACGATGAAATTGCGGGGCTTGGTGCTTCGCTGAATGAGCTTGCAGTGCAGCTGCAGAAACAGGAGCAGCTTCGCAGGAACATGACGCAAGATATCGCGCATGAGCTCCGAACGCCGCTAACCACCTTAAAGAGTCACACCCGTGCACTCGAGGACGGGGTATGGGAGCCGACTGCAGACCGTTTCCGCACCTGCTTGGATGAAATCGACCGTTTGATTCAGCTCGTCACGGAGCTGGAGGAGCTGCACGATATGGAATCCCCGGAGTTTCAGCTGTCCCGGTCCGAGCAGGATCTGAGCCATATTATGGAGAGAGCCGTCACGTTGGCGAAGGCGATGTATCATGAAAAAGAAGTGAGTTTGCAATATGCCGGCAGTTCTTCGATCGCAGTCGAGGTGGATCCAGACCGGATGCATCAGATTCTGATCAATGTGTTAAGCAATGCCTTGCACTACACCCCGTCCGGCGGTACGGTGCAAGCCGATCTCGTGGACGAAGGGGCCGATGCCCTGATTCGGATTCGGGATTCGGGACAGGGCATCTCCCAATCCGATCTGCCGTATATATTCGAAAGGCTGTATCGGGGCGATAAGTCGAGGAATCGGTTAAGCGGCGGAAGCGGAATGGGCCTGGCGATCGTCAAGCAGCTGGTTTCCGCTCATGGCGGCCACGTGTGGGCCGAAAACGGAGATGAGCATGTTGGCGGCAGCTGCTTCTATATTCGGATTCCGAAAAAGTATAAATAA
- a CDS encoding glycoside hydrolase family 88 protein, whose product MNGQVKEEVMTYASLWGKLEKKVTRMTGQLQGKVPHATKNGIYDSTRIDWWTSGFWPGMLWMMYDMTNKPQYKERAWEWDIRLEEALIEDSNFHHDVGFQFLPTAVIKYKLTGDPDARRRALLAATLLAGRYNPVGRFIRAWNQVKPTSWNHGNEGWSIIDSTMNLSLLFWASEESGDPRFAHIAREQANTVAEHFIRPDGSVRHICRFDPLTGEYMESLGGQGFGPESAWSRGAAWALHGMANTYRYTGDIRYLDAAKRVAHFFVASLEEDSIPLWDFRAERKDMESPDHDGTETSPMAPVPRDTSAASCAASGLLEIADLVPQAESALYRSSALRIIDSLTNRYAEWDDPDYEGILKEATGHLPAGQNINVSLIYGDYYYVESAAKLMGWKNRIF is encoded by the coding sequence ATGAACGGACAAGTGAAGGAAGAGGTAATGACCTATGCATCGTTATGGGGAAAACTCGAAAAGAAAGTAACGCGCATGACGGGTCAGCTCCAAGGCAAAGTTCCCCATGCCACAAAGAACGGGATCTATGATTCCACCCGGATCGATTGGTGGACCTCCGGTTTTTGGCCGGGGATGCTATGGATGATGTATGATATGACCAACAAGCCGCAGTATAAGGAAAGGGCTTGGGAATGGGATATTCGGCTTGAAGAGGCGCTGATCGAAGACAGTAACTTTCATCACGATGTAGGCTTTCAATTTCTGCCGACGGCCGTCATCAAATATAAACTGACCGGCGATCCGGATGCCAGGCGGAGAGCATTGTTGGCGGCTACCCTGCTCGCAGGAAGGTATAACCCCGTCGGCAGATTCATTCGCGCTTGGAATCAGGTGAAGCCTACCTCGTGGAACCACGGAAACGAAGGCTGGTCCATCATCGATTCCACCATGAATCTCTCCCTCTTGTTCTGGGCTTCCGAGGAGAGCGGCGATCCGAGATTCGCTCATATCGCCAGAGAGCAGGCCAATACGGTTGCTGAACATTTCATTAGACCCGACGGCTCGGTTCGGCACATCTGCCGGTTTGACCCGTTGACGGGAGAATATATGGAATCGCTCGGCGGGCAAGGCTTTGGACCGGAATCGGCCTGGAGCCGGGGAGCAGCCTGGGCTTTGCACGGGATGGCGAACACCTATCGGTATACCGGCGATATTCGGTATCTCGACGCTGCCAAGCGAGTCGCTCATTTCTTCGTGGCTTCCCTTGAGGAAGATTCCATTCCGCTTTGGGATTTTCGGGCGGAGCGCAAGGATATGGAATCCCCCGATCATGACGGGACGGAAACATCCCCAATGGCACCGGTGCCAAGGGATACATCCGCGGCATCCTGCGCCGCATCCGGGCTGCTTGAAATCGCGGACCTCGTCCCGCAAGCCGAAAGCGCTCTGTACCGCAGCAGCGCCTTGCGTATCATCGACTCTTTGACGAACCGTTACGCCGAATGGGATGACCCGGATTATGAAGGCATACTGAAAGAAGCCACAGGGCATCTGCCTGCCGGACAAAATATAAACGTCTCGCTCATCTATGGCGATTATTATTATGTTGAGAGCGCAGCCAAGCTAATGGGATGGAAAAACCGGATCTTCTGA
- a CDS encoding tautomerase family protein — MPQITIKMYEGRTDEQKNEIVDVFTKELSRIIDREPEFISIRFDEIPIDDNAPAHLRNKR; from the coding sequence ATGCCGCAAATTACGATTAAAATGTACGAAGGACGCACGGATGAGCAGAAGAACGAAATCGTTGACGTTTTTACAAAGGAGCTGTCGCGGATCATTGACCGGGAGCCTGAATTTATCAGCATCCGGTTTGACGAAATTCCGATAGATGACAACGCACCGGCCCATTTGAGAAACAAGAGGTGA
- a CDS encoding ABC transporter permease → MAEPNKAAVSPILDGRLDKRRKLLGFMWKYRALYFISLPGLLFFALFKYVPLMGSVIAFQNYNLFAGVTGSPWVGLEHFGRMFQHYDFLKILRNTLLLGTYDILFAFTAPIVLALLLNEVRQVVYKKIVQTIFYAPHFLSWVIVSGIFVGILSPSSGIVNVVLGWFGIEPIYFLGEDSYIRTVLVGSGLWRDVGWGTIIYLAALAGINPDLYEASEIDGAGRWRQTLSITLPALLPVITILFLLKIGDFMDYGFERVFVFQNPLNIQSSEILDTYIYKAGLQQLQYSYATAIGVFKSVVGLFLIAIANTISKKATGESLY, encoded by the coding sequence ATGGCCGAGCCAAACAAAGCAGCGGTAAGCCCGATTCTGGACGGAAGGCTTGATAAACGGAGAAAGCTGCTCGGATTCATGTGGAAATACAGGGCGCTGTACTTCATATCGCTGCCGGGACTGCTGTTCTTCGCATTGTTCAAATATGTTCCGTTAATGGGCTCCGTGATCGCATTCCAGAACTACAATTTGTTTGCGGGCGTAACGGGAAGTCCCTGGGTGGGCCTTGAGCACTTTGGGCGAATGTTCCAGCACTATGATTTTCTGAAAATTCTGCGCAATACGCTTCTGCTGGGTACATATGACATTCTGTTTGCTTTTACGGCCCCCATCGTCCTGGCTTTATTGCTGAACGAGGTTCGCCAGGTCGTTTACAAGAAAATTGTCCAGACGATATTCTATGCGCCGCATTTTCTGTCATGGGTCATTGTAAGCGGTATCTTTGTTGGAATCCTGTCCCCATCATCGGGGATCGTGAACGTGGTGCTCGGGTGGTTCGGCATCGAACCGATCTATTTCCTCGGCGAAGATTCCTACATTCGAACGGTATTGGTGGGCTCCGGATTATGGAGAGATGTCGGCTGGGGAACCATCATCTATCTGGCGGCGCTCGCAGGCATCAATCCGGATCTTTACGAAGCCTCCGAAATCGACGGAGCGGGGAGATGGCGCCAGACCCTCAGCATTACGCTGCCAGCGCTGCTTCCCGTGATAACGATCCTGTTCCTGCTCAAGATCGGGGATTTCATGGATTACGGGTTTGAACGCGTATTCGTGTTTCAGAACCCGCTTAACATCCAGTCCAGCGAAATTTTGGACACGTACATTTACAAAGCCGGCTTGCAGCAGCTTCAGTACAGTTATGCCACCGCCATCGGGGTGTTCAAGTCCGTTGTCGGCTTGTTCCTGATCGCCATTGCAAACACCATCAGCAAGAAAGCGACCGGCGAGTCGCTGTATTAG
- a CDS encoding carbohydrate ABC transporter permease, with translation MKYDSAGRKMFLVLNYIILTFLALTMLLPFLNVIAQSFSSPGAIDRGEVMFWPVEFTFAYYKHVFNDVSIWRAFGISVYITIFGTFINLAATASLAYPLSRPEYVGRKTIMIIILLTMIFTAPLIPQFILMRELNLVNTLWSLMLPSAISAFNLFVLRTFFTQIPGELIDSSRIDGCSEVRTLWSIVLPLSKPALATVGIFYSVTNWNKYMDALYYINDRSKYPLQVKLRELLVNEGLTDTGNMAFEASSQSVQGIQMAVILVATLPIILLYPFLQRFFIHGMMIGSIKE, from the coding sequence GTGAAATATGACAGTGCAGGCAGAAAAATGTTTCTTGTATTGAACTATATCATCCTTACTTTTCTTGCACTCACCATGCTGCTCCCTTTTCTCAATGTCATTGCCCAGTCGTTCAGCAGCCCGGGCGCTATCGATCGCGGAGAAGTGATGTTCTGGCCGGTGGAATTTACCTTTGCATACTACAAGCATGTATTCAACGATGTTTCCATCTGGAGGGCGTTCGGGATCAGCGTCTATATTACGATATTCGGAACCTTCATCAATCTGGCAGCAACCGCTTCGCTGGCGTACCCGCTCTCCAGGCCCGAATACGTCGGCAGGAAAACCATCATGATTATCATCTTATTGACCATGATTTTTACGGCGCCGCTCATCCCGCAATTCATTCTGATGCGCGAGCTGAATCTCGTCAACACGCTGTGGTCCTTGATGCTGCCATCGGCGATCAGCGCATTCAACCTGTTTGTGCTTCGCACGTTCTTCACCCAAATTCCGGGCGAACTGATCGATTCGTCCCGAATCGACGGATGCAGCGAGGTCCGTACTTTATGGAGCATCGTGCTTCCGTTATCCAAGCCGGCGCTGGCGACGGTAGGGATTTTCTATTCCGTAACGAATTGGAACAAATATATGGATGCCCTTTACTATATCAATGACCGCAGCAAGTATCCGCTCCAGGTAAAATTGAGGGAACTTCTGGTGAACGAGGGCCTGACCGATACGGGCAACATGGCGTTCGAAGCAAGCTCCCAGTCCGTGCAGGGCATTCAGATGGCGGTTATTCTGGTAGCCACGCTGCCCATCATTCTCTTGTATCCGTTTCTGCAGCGCTTCTTCATTCACGGGATGATGATCGGGTCGATCAAAGAATAG